One stretch of Mangifera indica cultivar Alphonso chromosome 9, CATAS_Mindica_2.1, whole genome shotgun sequence DNA includes these proteins:
- the LOC123224993 gene encoding embryo-specific protein ATS3A-like, with translation MRINSYRGFILICCVLLLALLAGGESLHNLKEKQNCNYTVTIETSCTRGAETSNRVSLRFGDMKSNDILVKHLNSKHVRKVDPLAPDVLDDVPRKPFQACNIDEFQVTGPCVESPVCYLYLKLIGNDDWRPGFAHIREIEGSHHSSKYFYFRRYLPRNVWHGSDMCDREVTPFGIKHKRKVYLYS, from the exons ATGAGAATCAATAGCTACAGAGGATTCATCTTGATATGCTGCGTGCTTTTGCTTGCTTTACTTGCAGGAGGTGAAAGCCTCCACAACTTAAAAGAGAAG CAAAATTGCAACTACACGGTGACAATAGAAACATCATGCACAAGGGGCGCCGAAACTTCAAACCGTGTAAGCCTGAGATTTGGTGACATGAAATCCAATGACATCTTGGTGAAACATCTAAACTCCAAGCATGTAAGAAAGGTGGATCCGTTAGCACCTGATGTCCTTGATGATGTGCCCAGAAAGCCATTTCAAGCTTGCAATATAGACGAGTTTCAAGTCACAGGACCATGCGTGGAGTCACCTGTTTGTTATCTGTATCTCAAATTGATTGGAAATGATGATTGGCGTCCAGGTTTTGCACATATTAGAGAGATAGAGGGATCTCATCACAGCTCAAAATATTTCTACTTTCGACGGTATCTGCCTAGGAATGTCTGGCATGGCTCAGATATGTGTGATAGAGAGGTTACTCCTTTTGGGATCAAGCACAAGAGGAAGGTCTATCTTTACAGTTAA